TCCCCTCATCTACACCCATGAATAAAGATGCTCTCTTTGCCCTTTCCCTCTTCCCATACCTCGGTTTTCTTTGGTTTATTAGTCGTGTTCCCCAAATGCCTCGTTTAGCTTTGTACGGCTTTTACGGTACTCTTGTATTTGTGGGTATTACTATTCCTGCGGGTATCTATGCCAAAGTTGCATACAACGATGCCCTAGCGAATATTGACTGGCTCCATGGCAGTGCAGAAGTCTTTCTCACCCTGGCAAATATTTTAGTTGTCTTGGGTTTCCGCCAAGCAGTTATCCAAACCAAGAAAAATTAAATCTCGTCTATGATGAAACTCGGAGTTTTTTGAGTGATTTCAAGCCGTCATTACGACGTTAAGAAGCAATCTCAAAGTCTTTATGCAAAAGTTCTCCAGATAGACGAGGTTGAAATCAACAGAAATCACCACACCTCACCACTAAATTTTGTTTGAGACAATCATATGGAAGTTATTCCAGCAATAGATTTACTAGAGGGACGCTGTGTCAGACTTTACCAAGGAGACTACGCACAATCACAGGTCTTTAGCGAAAATCCAGCGGAAATTGCCCAGCAATGGGTAGAACAGGGTGCAACCAGATTACATCTTGTGGATTTGGATGGAGCCAAGGCAGGTAAAATTGTTAACCTAGCAGCCATTGAAACCATAGTACAGGCAATCTCAGTACCTGTGGAAGTGGGGGGTGGTTTACGCACCAGGGAAAGTGTAGAACAGTTATTTAACCTGGGTGTGGAATGGGCTATTTTAGGAACTGTGGCAGTGGAGCAACCCCACTTGGTACAAGAACTCTGTCAAGCCTTTCCTGGTAAAATTATTGTCGGTATTGATGCTCGGAATGGCAAAGTTGCTACCCGTGGTTGGTTAGAAACTTCTGAAGTCTTGGCTACCCAGTTAGCTGTACAAATGCAAGAATTAGGTGCAGCAGCAATTATCTATACGGATATTCACCGTGATGGAACTCTCAGTGGTCCCAATATGGAAGCTTTGCAGGAGCTAGCAACAGCTATTAATATTCCTATTATTGCTTCTGGGGGTGTCAGTTCTGTAACAGATTTACTGAGTTTACTTGCCTTAGAAAATCGAGGAGTGACAGGGGCGATCGTTGGTCGGGCATTATATACTGGCGATATCTCTATGAGAGAAGCTGTACGTGCTGTTGGTTCTGGTCGTATCCAAGATATTCCACCGAATTTTGATACTTCCACCTTTGCCTAAAGACAACACTCTTTACATACTACACTTCATATATTCATATTTCAACCAGTCCAATACTGGTTATTTTTTTATGTTTTCCGGATTTGTTTAGTTGCCAACTGTATCTCAATTTAGAAATAAACAAACAAAACCGAGGCTAAAATGGCACGTCAAAAACTTCCTATTAAAGGCAAACCTCCTAGAACAGAATCCGGTACAACAAAGGTTTCTGTTAATTTCAAGGAAACTCAACCTCAACCTAAAAAGGCTGATGAATGTTAATTCATGAATATAAATTTCTCTGCTAATTTTAAGTATCTCTGACACATTTTGATATCGCTTTAAATTTAAATTTAATAATTTTTGGGTTTCCTATCAATCTGAGACGTTATACAGCGTCTCTTTTTTTGTTATCAAAAATGTAGAGACTCCCCAATTCATATATTCATATTTTATCCAAATTTTAAAACTGGCTGCGACAGAAACCGTACTGAACCAACAAAGTAGAGAACTTTCTAGTTGCATTCAAAAAATGAATTGGTATTAACCATTCCAATACTATTTATTTTTTATGTTTTCCGGATTTGTTTAGTTGCAAGCTGTATCTCAATTTAGAAACAAACAAAAGCGAGGTTAAAATGGCACGTCGAAAACTTCCTATTAAAGGCAAACCACCCAGAACTGAATCCGGTACGACAAGGATTTCTACGAATTTTAAGGAAACTCAACCTCAACCCAAAAAAGCTGATGAATGTTAATTCATGAATATAAATTTATTTGCTAATTTAATTAGCCCTGACACATTTTGATATTGCTTTAAATTTAATTTCAATTTAATAATTTTTGGATTTCCTATCAATCTGAGACGTTATACAGCGTCTCTTTTTTTGTCAGCAAAAGTGTAGAGATTTGACAATGATAAAACCCTAGAACAATACCTAGGGATGTTATGATTTGTATAACAAATTTAAGTGAAAAGTTTGTGATATATTATATCATAGCCCTTATAGTTCTGATGTCAGACAAAGGGCTATGCTATTTACAAACTAATATTTATTTGGCTTTAGCTTGACTTTTTGCCTGTTCTAAAGCAATCTCTTTCATAACTTGATAGGAATTGACATTAGAGGTTCCTTCAATGGCTTTCACTGCCAAATCTTGTACCTGTTTTAAGGCAGATTCTAGTTGTTTAGAGAGATTTTGAATGCGACTTTCTTGATTAGTAATAGTTTGCTCTAAAGATTGTAATCTTTGCTCATAGAATCGTTTTTGTCCTTCTACTTCTTTGGCAAACAAATCTGACTTAATTTTTGCTTGGTAGTGGGCAATTCCTCTGCCTTCTTCCGTTGCTTTTTTCACTGCACTTTCTTTCTCTTGGGGAAATGCCTCTACCTTTGCTTTACATTCTGCAAACTGCTTTTCCTGATCAGAAATAGTTTTTTCTCTTTCAGTCCATTGTTTTTCAATATTTTCTCTGAACTCATCTAGTTGCTTATAGAGTAATTTTTGTTCCTGCTCATACTCGTCCTTTTGCAGTTTGCGTTCTAGCTCTAAATCATATTTATACTCAGCGCTATCTCTTTGTCTTGATTTATTCAAATTATCATTTCTTTCTTGAATGGTAGTTTTATATATTTCTTGTTCCTGATTCCAAGAATTAACCTTTGCTTGAAATTCTTGTAAAATTTCTTCGTAACGCTGGGTATACTCTTCTTGAAAAGTCTTAGAGTTATTTTCATAGGATGCAATCAGAGAATCCAGGGTATCTTCTGAAATTTCTAAATTATGTAACTGCTTTAACTCTTGAATTTCCTGCTCTACAGATTGTCTAATTTCAGATAACTTTGATGCTTGATTGGTTAATTGCTCAGATAATTCACTGGCAGCACTACCAAAACCGAGTTGAATTTTCATCAAGCTATCAATTGTGGCATTCATTTTTTGTTGTACAGAGGTGCGTTGATTCATATTTATGACTGGTTCTACTTTGATATTTTCTCTGATATTTTCTTTTTCTTTACTACTTGTTTGAGTAATTGTCTCTGCTGCTTTATCTAACTGAGATTTAAGAGCTGCTTTTTCCTTTGCTAATTCTTCATAAGCTTGCAGAATTTCAGCTTTGGTATTTTTATCATTGGGTTTTTTCGCTACCATATATAACTCCGATTTTTGAGATGATTGATTATTTCACATGGAAATTTGTGTTCATACTCCTATGTCACCAGAAGATTACTGATAAATGCACCAGATAAAACAGAGTGAGTTAGATTAGCAATTCATTCTTGGCGATCGCGGAGTATTTTCTATTTATTTAATTATCTATTTGGCAGAATTCTCAAAGGCGCGCATTGCCAAATCCTGTGCTTGTTTGAGGGCTGTTTGGAGTTGTGTAGAGATACTTTCTATTTGCTCTAGTTGCTTATTAATCGCCTCTTCTAAAGCTTGAATTCTTAATTCATAACTTTGTTTTGTTCCTTCCCATTCTTTCTCAATTAAATCAGCCTCTACTTTAGCTTTTTGGCTGGTTTCTTTAATTGCTTCTTCTCGCGCTTTCTTCACAGATTCTTCTAACTCTGTGGGGAATTTAGCAATTTTTTGCTGATATTCTGTTAAAAGTGATTTTTGCTCCTGAATAATTTTTTCTCTTTCTTGCCAGTTTTTCTCTTTTTCCTGGGTTGACTCTTCTGTTTCTCTCTCTAATTGACGTTTTTTAGCTTCATATGCATCTGTAGTTATTTTGAGAGTATTCTCTAATTTGTATTGATACTCTTCTGCTTCCTTTTGTCTCTCCTTCACTAAGGATTCATCATAGGATTTGACTGCTGCGTCGTAGATTGCTTGCTCCTGTTGCCAATTTTTACGAGTTTGAGTAACTTGTTTATCTAGGGTTTCTTGTTTACTAGCAAAGTCTTGTTCTAAAATATTCAGCTTTTCTTGATGCTCCTGAGTCAGGATATCTAAAGTATCAGCTACCACCCGAATTTGTTGCAAATCTTTTAAATTTTGTGATTCAATCTCAATAGCTCTATTTAATTCATCAAGTTTTGAGTTTTCTGTGGCTAATTTCTCCGATAGAGAAGTCACAATAGTCCCAAATTCTAGTTGTAAGTCTGCTAAACCCTTGATAATACTATCTACTGTATAAGTAGAAGCAGTTGTTAGTATCTCTTGATTCTTAATTTTTTCAGCTTCTTCTTGTTTTGTCGCAATTCTCGATTCTAGCTTTTTTCTGTCAGCTAAAATTTGTTGGAATGATTGCATGATTTGCTGTTTACTATCTTTGGCAACACCTGCGCTCATATATATTCTCCTGGAAATCTGCAATAATTTTTATTAGTCAGCAAGCCATTTCAAAACTTACCCTTATCCAATCCAGGGTAGTCTGAAATTTTATATTTGTAGTGCAGTGAAAATACTGAAGCGAAAAACTTGGGTTTCTCACTTATCTTTGAGTCGAAATGCTGGCACCTCAAAGCTTATAGTAATTATGTACTATAAATATACTGAAATAAGCTAGGGCTTGTCAAGGGGTAGATAAAATCTTGCGGTGACTGTATTTAGACAGTTTTAGGAATTAGAGCGAAGAGAAAAAGTTGCTTAGTTAAGGTTGTTCGGAAGTTTTGACAGATGTAGAGTGGTAGAGTGCTATCGAAGAAGAGCCGGAGTATTTATTGCAAGCAATAATAGATACGTTATACTCTGCGTAATACTGATGAATGTAGAAATTTTTAGAGGCAGGCAAGGATGCCTGCTCCATGGAATAATTAATTATTACTATTCCCTGACTTTGCTGGGACGCTCCACCAAGCTAAAGCGTAGGGTTGGATGGGTTCGTTAA
The Calothrix sp. 336/3 DNA segment above includes these coding regions:
- a CDS encoding DUF3593 domain-containing protein — protein: MNSSNPLNFPSSTPMNKDALFALSLFPYLGFLWFISRVPQMPRLALYGFYGTLVFVGITIPAGIYAKVAYNDALANIDWLHGSAEVFLTLANILVVLGFRQAVIQTKKN
- the hisA gene encoding 1-(5-phosphoribosyl)-5-[(5-phosphoribosylamino)methylideneamino]imidazole-4-carboxamide isomerase; translation: MEVIPAIDLLEGRCVRLYQGDYAQSQVFSENPAEIAQQWVEQGATRLHLVDLDGAKAGKIVNLAAIETIVQAISVPVEVGGGLRTRESVEQLFNLGVEWAILGTVAVEQPHLVQELCQAFPGKIIVGIDARNGKVATRGWLETSEVLATQLAVQMQELGAAAIIYTDIHRDGTLSGPNMEALQELATAINIPIIASGGVSSVTDLLSLLALENRGVTGAIVGRALYTGDISMREAVRAVGSGRIQDIPPNFDTSTFA